From the Cupriavidus necator N-1 genome, one window contains:
- a CDS encoding LysR family transcriptional regulator yields the protein MRVSLRLLRYFAATAETGSTTAAARLLNVSQPSISVAIRELETLFEEALFARDVGARMTLTRFGVRKLAEARHILGAATAFEVDKSGDASAGEVQIGVFRTLAPVYLPVVLRMARERYPKLSVRFVEGDLAQLEDWLHGGQIELALTYDVGMPDDIERELLAELRPYGLLPAGSRLARRKGSLSLHELAQEPLILIDLPHSREFLMAPFWQFGLQPEVRYRATSLELARGMVANGLGAALLITQAPASSQVTAVVEKPIREDTVRQPLVIARTARATRTRASELLAECVRAAVEEAKIQRA from the coding sequence ATGCGTGTCTCCTTGCGGCTGTTGCGCTACTTCGCCGCGACGGCGGAAACCGGCAGCACCACGGCGGCGGCGCGGCTGCTGAACGTCTCGCAGCCCTCCATCTCCGTTGCCATCCGTGAACTGGAGACGCTGTTCGAGGAAGCCCTGTTCGCCCGCGATGTCGGCGCAAGGATGACCCTGACCCGCTTCGGCGTGCGCAAGCTGGCGGAAGCGCGCCACATCCTTGGGGCAGCAACGGCATTTGAAGTGGACAAGAGCGGCGATGCCTCGGCGGGCGAGGTGCAGATCGGCGTCTTCCGCACCCTGGCGCCGGTCTACCTGCCGGTGGTGCTGCGCATGGCACGCGAGCGCTATCCCAAACTGTCGGTACGCTTTGTCGAAGGGGACCTCGCCCAGCTGGAGGACTGGCTGCACGGCGGGCAGATCGAGCTTGCGCTGACCTACGATGTGGGCATGCCCGATGACATCGAGCGCGAACTGCTGGCAGAGCTGCGGCCCTACGGCCTGCTGCCCGCAGGCTCACGGCTGGCCAGGCGCAAAGGCAGCCTGTCGCTGCACGAACTGGCGCAGGAACCGCTGATCCTGATCGACCTGCCGCACAGCCGTGAATTCCTGATGGCGCCGTTCTGGCAATTCGGGCTGCAGCCCGAGGTGCGCTACCGCGCGACTTCGCTGGAACTGGCGCGCGGCATGGTGGCGAACGGACTGGGCGCGGCGCTGCTGATCACGCAGGCACCGGCGTCGTCCCAGGTCACCGCCGTCGTGGAAAAGCCGATACGGGAAGACACCGTGCGCCAGCCGCTGGTGATCGCGCGCACGGCCCGCGCGACGCGCACCCGGGCGTCAGAGTTGCTGGCCGAGTGCGTGCGCGCGGCTGTGGAGGAAGCGAAGATCCAGCGCGCCTGA
- a CDS encoding porin yields MTFGALYGFGGVAGSFSSGNTVSLGVNYSSGWFAAGAAYTDVKYLQMNNGQDGIRNFGAGMRYSFGPVMTSVLYAHTENTQAQGQIGANWSLAPAWTLGGNVQYMKGNAILLNNDAVPLTSTLMYRFSKRTAVYAEGVYQRASGDGPATGAWINGLFGPNAASSGRTQVLGQMGITSAF; encoded by the coding sequence TTGACCTTCGGCGCCCTGTACGGCTTTGGAGGTGTCGCCGGGTCGTTTTCCTCCGGCAACACCGTCAGCCTTGGCGTCAACTATTCGAGCGGCTGGTTCGCCGCCGGCGCGGCCTACACGGACGTCAAGTATCTGCAGATGAACAACGGGCAAGACGGCATCCGCAACTTCGGAGCCGGCATGCGCTACAGCTTCGGACCGGTCATGACCAGCGTCTTATATGCGCATACCGAGAACACACAGGCCCAGGGGCAAATCGGCGCAAACTGGTCGCTCGCTCCCGCATGGACACTGGGTGGCAACGTCCAGTACATGAAGGGAAATGCCATCCTCCTGAACAATGACGCTGTCCCGCTGACGAGCACGCTGATGTATCGCTTCTCAAAACGGACCGCCGTCTATGCCGAAGGTGTCTATCAACGGGCTTCAGGTGATGGCCCGGCTACGGGGGCATGGATCAATGGGCTCTTCGGGCCCAACGCGGCTTCGAGCGGGCGCACGCAGGTGCTTGGTCAAATGGGCATCACGAGCGCCTTCTGA
- a CDS encoding DUF3820 family protein, which translates to MTDFDADALKRLVTVTMPFGKHKGTVIADLPGNYLNWFAREGFPPGQIGALLALMHELDHNGLSHLLKPLRGRT; encoded by the coding sequence ATGACCGATTTCGATGCCGACGCCCTGAAGCGGCTGGTCACAGTCACCATGCCTTTTGGCAAGCACAAAGGCACGGTGATCGCCGACTTGCCAGGCAACTACCTGAACTGGTTCGCGCGCGAGGGCTTCCCGCCGGGGCAGATCGGCGCGCTGCTGGCGCTGATGCACGAACTGGATCACAACGGCCTGTCACATCTGCTCAAACCGTTGCGCGGGCGTACGTAG
- a CDS encoding ProQ/FinO family protein, which produces MGFEQLAALRDQLANKAKAESRTEGKRRRPAPAAAPAAAPAKPPVDPVVHSIARLQKHFPKAFPKNPAPKVPLKVGTFEDLAQHAGKLALTEAELREAIRTWCSGARYWSCMVEGAKRLDLDGNEAGVVSLADAKRAQQLKARRSAGARPRKAKPATPAATPDTPAAPAATPDSPDTPATP; this is translated from the coding sequence ATGGGCTTTGAACAACTCGCAGCACTAAGGGATCAACTGGCAAACAAGGCGAAGGCCGAATCACGTACGGAAGGCAAGCGCCGGCGCCCCGCGCCAGCTGCCGCGCCGGCTGCCGCACCCGCGAAGCCGCCCGTCGATCCGGTGGTGCATTCGATTGCCCGGCTGCAGAAGCACTTCCCCAAGGCGTTTCCGAAGAACCCGGCACCCAAGGTGCCGCTGAAGGTCGGCACGTTTGAGGATCTGGCCCAGCATGCGGGAAAGCTTGCCCTGACCGAGGCGGAGCTGCGTGAAGCGATCCGCACCTGGTGCAGCGGCGCACGCTATTGGTCGTGCATGGTGGAAGGCGCCAAGCGGCTGGACCTGGACGGCAATGAGGCCGGCGTCGTCAGCCTGGCGGATGCCAAGCGGGCCCAGCAGCTGAAGGCCCGCCGCAGTGCGGGCGCCCGGCCGCGGAAAGCCAAGCCTGCCACGCCCGCGGCCACGCCTGACACACCTGCCGCGCCCGCCGCCACGCCTGACAGCCCTGACACGCCTGCCACGCCCTGA
- the garD gene encoding galactarate dehydratase translates to MAVTPTAGEQAARPLYITMHANDNVAIVANDGGLPAGTEFPCGLVLAEGVPQGHKVALTDLREGDAVIRYNVVIGYALKDLPRGSWVNERVIRMPAAPELHDLPVGTRVAPLPPLEGYTFEGYRNADGSVGTRNILGITTTVQCVEGVVEFAVRRIKEELLPKYPNVDDVVGLEHTYGCGVAIDAPDAGIPIRTIRNIALNPNFGGEVMIVSLGCEKLQPARLIGAGTIPIQKEGEPDVVCLQDEQHVGFASMIDSIMATAEKNLARLNARRRETCSASDLVVGVQCGGSDAFSGVTANPAVGFATDLLVRAGATVMFSEVTEVRDGIDQLTARAATPEVAEALVQQMAWYDRYLEQGKVDRSANTTPGNKKGGLSNIVEKAMGSIVKSGTGPIHGVTGPGEKVTQKGLIYAATPAGDFVCGTLQLAAGMNLHVFTTGRGTPYGLAEVPVIKVSTRNDLARRWHDLMDVNAGRIATGEATIEEVGWELFHTLLAVASGKKSWAEHWKIRNALVLFNPAPVT, encoded by the coding sequence ATGGCAGTGACCCCGACGGCAGGTGAGCAGGCGGCTCGCCCGCTGTACATCACGATGCACGCGAACGACAACGTTGCCATCGTGGCCAACGACGGCGGCCTGCCGGCGGGAACGGAATTCCCCTGCGGCCTGGTGCTGGCCGAGGGCGTGCCGCAGGGCCACAAGGTGGCGCTGACTGATCTGCGCGAGGGCGACGCGGTGATCCGCTACAACGTGGTGATCGGCTACGCGCTGAAAGACCTGCCACGCGGCAGCTGGGTCAATGAGCGGGTGATCCGCATGCCGGCCGCGCCGGAACTGCACGACCTGCCGGTCGGCACGCGCGTGGCGCCGCTGCCGCCGCTGGAAGGCTATACCTTCGAGGGCTACCGCAATGCGGACGGCTCGGTCGGCACGCGCAATATCCTGGGCATTACCACCACGGTGCAGTGCGTGGAGGGCGTGGTGGAGTTTGCCGTGCGGCGCATCAAGGAAGAACTGCTGCCGAAGTATCCCAATGTCGACGATGTGGTGGGCCTTGAACACACCTACGGCTGCGGCGTGGCGATCGACGCGCCCGATGCCGGCATCCCGATCCGCACCATCCGCAATATCGCGCTGAACCCCAATTTCGGCGGCGAGGTGATGATCGTCAGCCTGGGTTGCGAGAAGCTGCAGCCGGCGCGCCTGATCGGCGCCGGCACCATCCCGATCCAGAAGGAGGGCGAGCCCGACGTGGTCTGCCTGCAGGACGAGCAGCATGTGGGCTTTGCCTCGATGATCGATTCGATCATGGCCACGGCAGAGAAGAACCTGGCGCGCCTGAACGCACGCCGGCGCGAGACCTGTTCGGCGTCTGACCTGGTGGTCGGCGTGCAGTGCGGCGGCAGCGATGCCTTCTCCGGCGTCACCGCCAATCCCGCGGTGGGCTTTGCCACCGACCTGCTGGTGCGCGCCGGGGCCACGGTGATGTTCTCCGAAGTGACCGAGGTGCGCGACGGCATCGACCAGCTCACCGCGCGCGCGGCCACGCCCGAGGTGGCCGAGGCGCTGGTGCAGCAGATGGCCTGGTACGACCGCTATCTGGAGCAGGGCAAGGTCGACCGCAGCGCCAACACCACGCCGGGCAACAAGAAGGGCGGCCTGTCGAATATCGTGGAAAAAGCGATGGGCTCGATCGTCAAGTCCGGCACCGGCCCGATCCATGGCGTCACCGGCCCCGGCGAGAAGGTCACGCAAAAGGGGCTGATCTATGCCGCCACGCCCGCGGGCGATTTTGTCTGCGGCACGCTGCAGCTGGCCGCCGGCATGAACCTGCACGTGTTCACCACCGGGCGCGGCACGCCGTACGGGCTGGCCGAGGTGCCGGTGATCAAGGTGTCCACCCGCAACGACCTGGCACGGCGCTGGCATGACCTGATGGATGTCAACGCCGGCCGCATTGCGACCGGCGAGGCCACCATCGAGGAAGTGGGCTGGGAGCTGTTCCACACGCTGCTGGCGGTGGCCAGCGGCAAGAAGTCATGGGCCGAGCACTGGAAGATCCGCAATGCGCTGGTGCTGTTCAATCCGGCGCCGGTGACCTGA
- a CDS encoding acyl-CoA dehydrogenase family protein translates to MHKRLGVEPGDLEIADAIGRFAQSELAPKAAEVDRAEASTTCYVPQLAELGLMGMNLPERWGGTETSPVALILSLVEVAKACASTSSMIGAHYLATDSILIGGDDSLRERYLPDAAAGIKLGAFALTEPRAGSNPADMATRATPEGDGYRLRGVKHFISNADAADFIVVYAKTDPAAGTRGISAFVVDRHSEGVEIAPAEKLMGIRGAPAHEVALDCFVPAANRLGPEGTGFRTAMKVLDNSRLDVAATSLGIAEAALACAADWARQRQVGGEPLARKQGLQWMFADMRTRLEAAWLLTLQAAVRRQDGEPFTEQASMAKLYASEMVGFVTDAALQIHGGYGFTREMPLERLVRDARILRIYEGSSEIQRTVIARAVLA, encoded by the coding sequence ATGCATAAACGACTGGGCGTCGAACCGGGCGATCTCGAGATTGCCGACGCCATCGGCCGCTTCGCGCAAAGCGAACTGGCGCCGAAGGCGGCCGAGGTGGACCGGGCCGAAGCCTCCACCACGTGCTATGTGCCGCAACTTGCCGAACTCGGCCTGATGGGGATGAACCTGCCGGAACGCTGGGGCGGGACCGAGACCTCGCCCGTGGCACTGATCCTGTCGTTGGTGGAGGTTGCCAAGGCCTGCGCCTCTACCTCGTCGATGATCGGCGCGCACTACCTGGCTACCGATTCCATCCTGATCGGCGGCGACGACAGCCTGCGCGAGCGCTACCTGCCGGATGCGGCCGCCGGCATCAAGCTGGGCGCCTTTGCGCTGACCGAGCCGCGCGCCGGCTCCAACCCGGCCGACATGGCCACGCGTGCCACCCCGGAGGGCGACGGCTACCGACTGCGCGGGGTCAAGCATTTCATCTCCAACGCGGACGCGGCGGACTTTATCGTCGTCTACGCCAAGACCGATCCCGCCGCGGGCACGCGCGGTATCAGCGCCTTCGTGGTGGACCGGCACAGCGAGGGCGTGGAGATCGCTCCTGCCGAGAAACTGATGGGCATTCGCGGGGCGCCGGCCCATGAGGTGGCGCTGGACTGCTTCGTCCCTGCCGCCAACCGACTGGGGCCGGAAGGCACGGGCTTCCGTACCGCGATGAAGGTGCTGGACAACAGCCGCCTGGACGTGGCCGCCACCAGCCTGGGCATTGCCGAGGCAGCGCTGGCCTGCGCCGCGGACTGGGCCAGGCAGCGCCAGGTCGGCGGCGAGCCGCTGGCGCGCAAGCAAGGCCTGCAATGGATGTTCGCCGACATGCGCACGCGGCTGGAGGCGGCCTGGCTGCTGACCCTGCAGGCGGCGGTACGGCGCCAGGACGGCGAGCCCTTCACCGAGCAGGCATCGATGGCCAAGCTCTATGCCTCGGAGATGGTCGGCTTTGTTACCGACGCCGCGCTGCAGATCCACGGCGGCTACGGCTTCACGCGCGAAATGCCGCTGGAGCGGTTGGTGCGCGATGCGCGGATCCTGCGCATCTATGAAGGCTCGTCGGAAATCCAGCGGACGGTGATCGCACGCGCGGTGCTGGCGTAA
- a CDS encoding CaiB/BaiF CoA transferase family protein, with protein MTHSDLPLAGIRVIDFSRVLAGPYCTALLGDLGAEVIKIEPPGGDDYRAVGPFVDGKSGLFSAMNRNKQSIVIDLKTAAGLALARSLCARADVVVENFRPGVADKLGIGYEALRALNPSVVYASVSGFGQTGPESHRPAYDIILQAMCGLMDATGAPDGTPTMLGEAVSDAVSGLFASWGVLAALLAREKTGRGTHIDVSMFDATLSLSATLVARYAATGLAPRRVGNRHPSSAPFGVYRAADGFYVVAVLNNKLFQALANTIGRPEMAQDPRFADDETRCRFEGDLRVGLEAWSASLSVAEVNRLLSEAGIPVAPIRNVKEALESDHAAHRGLLTEVAEAEGGTVRLPSQPVKFSGYGANRVTPAPALGQHTEAILAELANAATAHPQVFSKEKQHA; from the coding sequence GTGACCCATTCCGACCTGCCGCTTGCCGGCATCCGCGTGATCGATTTCTCGCGCGTGCTGGCGGGCCCTTACTGCACGGCGCTGCTCGGCGACCTTGGCGCCGAGGTGATCAAGATTGAACCGCCGGGCGGCGACGACTACCGCGCGGTCGGTCCCTTCGTCGATGGCAAGAGCGGCCTGTTCTCTGCCATGAACCGCAACAAGCAGAGCATCGTGATCGACCTGAAGACGGCAGCGGGCCTGGCGCTGGCGCGCTCGCTCTGCGCCCGGGCCGACGTGGTGGTCGAGAACTTCCGTCCAGGTGTCGCGGACAAGCTGGGCATCGGCTATGAGGCGCTGCGTGCGCTGAATCCGTCGGTGGTCTACGCCAGCGTGTCGGGCTTCGGCCAGACCGGCCCGGAATCGCATCGCCCGGCCTACGACATCATCCTGCAGGCAATGTGCGGACTGATGGACGCCACCGGCGCCCCGGACGGCACCCCGACCATGCTGGGCGAGGCTGTCTCGGATGCGGTCAGCGGCCTGTTCGCCTCATGGGGCGTGCTGGCCGCGCTGCTGGCGCGCGAGAAGACCGGGCGGGGCACGCATATCGATGTCTCGATGTTCGACGCCACCCTAAGCCTGAGCGCCACTCTGGTTGCGCGCTATGCCGCGACCGGCTTGGCGCCGCGGCGCGTCGGCAACCGCCATCCCTCGTCCGCGCCGTTCGGCGTGTACCGCGCCGCGGACGGTTTCTATGTGGTGGCGGTGCTGAACAACAAGCTGTTCCAGGCACTGGCCAATACCATCGGCCGGCCGGAGATGGCGCAGGATCCGCGCTTTGCCGACGACGAGACGCGCTGCCGCTTCGAGGGGGATCTGCGCGTCGGTCTCGAAGCCTGGTCGGCCAGCCTTTCCGTGGCTGAGGTGAACCGCCTGCTGAGCGAGGCGGGCATTCCTGTCGCGCCCATCCGCAACGTCAAGGAAGCCCTGGAAAGCGACCATGCCGCCCACCGCGGCCTGCTTACCGAAGTGGCCGAGGCGGAAGGCGGCACCGTGCGGCTGCCCTCGCAGCCGGTGAAGTTCTCCGGCTACGGCGCCAACCGCGTGACGCCCGCGCCGGCGCTGGGGCAGCACACCGAAGCCATCCTGGCCGAGCTGGCCAACGCTGCTACGGCGCATCCGCAAGTGTTCAGCAAGGAGAAACAACATGCATAA